One genomic window of Microbacterium testaceum StLB037 includes the following:
- a CDS encoding ABC transporter permease — protein sequence MRNVVRRIAAAPQLGLILIIVLLILVAQAANPQALAPANIVEILRSSALYFIGASAATLVLVGGGLDLSIGSLFAVGGVTVGISMNAGVPWPLAIIVALAVCALLGLVNASLITWVGVPPFIATLGMLFAASGVVVVSTGGIPRFGFPSAFTDLAQLNLFGIPLLVYYAVAVGIAAHVVLQHTVFGYNIRAFGGNATAARANGIRASRMNISLYVISAVVAGLCGVLLASRVATADPGAGGTGFAFQVLAAVIIGGTSLFGGVGTITGTALGALLFAVINNTLALTNTNPQWQNVATGVILVTAVAVDHLRRKRRFAVRST from the coding sequence GTGCGAAACGTCGTCCGTCGCATTGCCGCGGCCCCTCAGCTGGGCCTGATCCTCATCATCGTCCTGTTGATCCTCGTCGCCCAGGCGGCCAACCCGCAGGCCCTGGCCCCGGCGAACATCGTCGAGATCCTCCGGTCGAGCGCGCTGTACTTCATCGGGGCCAGCGCGGCCACTCTCGTGCTGGTCGGAGGCGGCCTCGATCTGTCCATCGGCTCGCTCTTCGCGGTCGGCGGCGTCACCGTGGGCATCTCGATGAACGCGGGCGTGCCGTGGCCGCTCGCGATCATCGTCGCCCTGGCGGTGTGCGCGCTGCTGGGGCTGGTCAACGCCTCCCTGATCACATGGGTGGGCGTTCCCCCGTTCATCGCCACGCTGGGCATGCTCTTCGCCGCGAGCGGCGTGGTCGTCGTCTCCACCGGCGGGATCCCCCGCTTCGGCTTTCCGAGCGCGTTCACCGACCTCGCCCAGCTCAACCTCTTCGGCATCCCTCTGCTGGTCTACTACGCCGTCGCCGTGGGTATCGCGGCGCACGTCGTCCTGCAGCACACGGTCTTCGGCTACAACATCCGGGCCTTCGGCGGGAACGCCACGGCCGCGCGGGCCAACGGCATCCGAGCCTCCCGGATGAACATCTCGCTCTACGTCATCAGCGCGGTCGTCGCGGGACTCTGCGGCGTCCTGTTGGCCTCCCGCGTCGCCACGGCCGACCCGGGTGCGGGCGGCACCGGCTTCGCCTTCCAGGTGCTCGCGGCCGTGATCATCGGCGGCACGAGCCTGTTCGGCGGGGTCGGCACCATCACCGGCACGGCCCTCGGAGCGCTGCTCTTCGCCGTCATCAACAACACCCTCGCGCTGACGAACACCAACCCCCAGTGGCAGAACGTCGCGACGGGAGTGATCCTCGTCACCGCCGTCGCGGTCGACCACCTGCGCCGCAAGCGGCGCTTCGCGGTGCGCTCGACCTGA
- a CDS encoding SGNH/GDSL hydrolase family protein yields the protein MSDPHRITARFVHPAGQPFVQRAGVGAAESAPFAALLAGVDEATLTGYLAAFDADVRASAALVDPEFATRLPFAPGDRILALGDSITDDSLSWAHQLQAYLDLHRAADGIRVVNAGITGNTTQEAVARIDLIAAARPTWVIQMLGTNDARRHGSLRARMQSIEETRRNLWLLAELIAVETGATHVCLTPPPVVEADADAWEPFQQERITWREADVAEIADAVRAHDGTVVDVHARLRSAPEGWLLPDGVHPTLMGQRLILETVLRELAGS from the coding sequence ATGTCGGATCCGCATCGCATCACCGCTCGTTTCGTTCACCCGGCCGGACAGCCGTTCGTCCAGCGGGCGGGGGTCGGGGCCGCCGAGAGCGCGCCGTTCGCGGCGCTCCTCGCCGGCGTCGACGAAGCGACGTTGACCGGGTACCTCGCGGCGTTCGACGCGGACGTGCGCGCGTCGGCCGCCCTCGTCGACCCCGAGTTCGCGACGCGCCTGCCGTTCGCCCCGGGTGACCGGATCCTCGCGCTGGGCGATTCGATCACCGACGACTCCCTGTCGTGGGCGCACCAGTTGCAGGCGTATCTCGATCTGCACCGTGCGGCCGACGGCATCCGGGTCGTGAACGCCGGTATCACCGGCAACACCACCCAGGAGGCCGTGGCCCGCATCGACCTCATCGCCGCGGCGCGTCCGACGTGGGTGATCCAGATGCTCGGTACGAACGACGCGCGGCGTCACGGGAGTCTCCGCGCGCGGATGCAGTCGATCGAGGAGACCCGCCGGAACCTGTGGCTGCTCGCCGAGCTGATCGCCGTGGAGACCGGCGCGACGCACGTCTGCCTCACCCCTCCCCCGGTGGTCGAAGCCGATGCCGACGCCTGGGAGCCGTTCCAGCAGGAGCGGATCACGTGGCGCGAGGCCGACGTCGCCGAGATCGCGGACGCCGTCCGCGCGCACGACGGCACGGTCGTGGATGTGCACGCGCGGCTGCGTAGCGCCCCGGAGGGATGGCTGCTGCCGGACGGCGTGCACCCGACGCTCATGGGCCAACGCCTCATCCTCGAGACCGTGCTGCGGGAGCTGGCCGGGTCCTGA
- a CDS encoding primary-amine oxidase, with product MHEHEPSAPPQPGGNPDVRAPHDAGPAVHPLDPLTAEEIERTRDILVAAGLLGETVRVPMLLPAEPDKKAVASWHPGDPIDRRADVTLLDTATGEVTEAIVSITAGEVVQSRRHPADTAPYGQPQYLFEEYERAAELVKASPEWRAAMVRRGLADRIELAFCTPLAPGFVGRENEVGRRVIRSLTFLRDSEDDIAWAHPVEGLIVHIDLTANRVIGLEDEGDVPVPAGSGRYDPAATGPARTTLKPIEITQPEGPSFHVEGSHVQWENWQLRVDFNAREGLVLHDVRFDDRPVLSRASVPEMVVPYGDTSNTRFWISYFDAGEYLLGKNANHLELGCDCLGVIHYFDGHVADDHGHAMRIPNAVCMHEEDYGVLWKHTEPGPVGSHVRRSRRLVVSYFATIGNYDYGFFWYFYLDGSIQVEAKATGIVFVGGGEPGSTNRHAPEIAPGVFAPVHQHLFSARLDMAIDGDENRLFEVDAVRIPMGEDNPFGNAFTWSHTLLRTEQEAQREADTSVARVWEVQSTSRTNYVGKPTAYHLIPEPTALLMADPASTVAARAAFATKHLWGTAYDPEERWPAGRYPNAHAGGAGLPAYTADDRSIDGADLVLWHTFGLTHVPRPEDWPIMPVDYAGFWLKPYGFLDRNPALDLPESSQAHARGGDGCCGGGDACHCGH from the coding sequence ATGCACGAGCACGAGCCCTCCGCTCCCCCGCAGCCCGGCGGCAACCCCGACGTCCGCGCCCCGCACGATGCCGGTCCCGCCGTCCACCCGCTGGACCCTCTCACCGCCGAGGAGATCGAGCGCACGCGCGACATCCTCGTCGCCGCGGGCCTGCTCGGCGAGACCGTGCGGGTGCCCATGCTGCTGCCCGCCGAGCCCGACAAGAAGGCGGTGGCTTCGTGGCATCCGGGAGATCCGATCGATCGCCGCGCCGATGTGACCCTGCTCGACACGGCGACCGGCGAGGTGACCGAGGCGATCGTGTCGATCACGGCGGGCGAGGTCGTCCAGAGCCGCCGCCACCCCGCCGACACCGCGCCGTACGGCCAGCCGCAGTACCTCTTCGAGGAGTACGAGCGCGCCGCCGAGTTGGTCAAAGCCTCCCCCGAGTGGCGCGCCGCGATGGTGCGCCGGGGCCTCGCCGACCGGATCGAGCTGGCGTTCTGCACACCCCTCGCCCCCGGGTTCGTCGGGCGGGAGAACGAGGTCGGGCGCCGCGTCATCCGCTCCCTCACCTTCCTCCGCGACAGCGAGGACGACATCGCCTGGGCGCACCCCGTCGAGGGCCTCATCGTGCACATCGACCTCACCGCGAACCGGGTGATCGGCCTCGAGGACGAGGGCGACGTGCCCGTGCCGGCGGGCAGTGGCCGGTACGACCCCGCGGCCACCGGCCCCGCGCGCACGACGCTCAAGCCGATCGAGATCACGCAGCCCGAGGGGCCGAGCTTCCACGTCGAAGGCTCGCACGTGCAGTGGGAGAACTGGCAGCTGCGCGTCGACTTCAACGCCCGCGAGGGACTCGTGCTGCACGACGTGCGCTTCGACGATCGCCCCGTGCTCTCGCGCGCGAGCGTGCCCGAGATGGTCGTGCCCTACGGCGACACGAGCAACACCCGGTTCTGGATCAGCTACTTCGACGCCGGCGAGTACCTGCTCGGCAAGAACGCCAATCACCTGGAACTCGGATGCGACTGCCTCGGCGTCATCCACTACTTCGACGGGCACGTCGCCGACGATCACGGGCACGCGATGCGCATCCCGAACGCGGTGTGCATGCACGAGGAGGACTACGGCGTGCTGTGGAAGCACACCGAGCCCGGCCCCGTCGGCTCGCACGTGCGCCGGTCGCGGCGCCTGGTGGTGTCGTACTTCGCCACGATCGGCAACTACGACTACGGCTTCTTCTGGTACTTCTACCTCGACGGCTCGATCCAGGTCGAGGCCAAGGCCACCGGCATCGTGTTCGTCGGCGGCGGTGAGCCCGGCTCGACGAACCGGCACGCGCCCGAGATCGCCCCCGGCGTCTTCGCGCCCGTGCACCAGCACCTCTTCTCGGCACGCCTCGACATGGCGATCGACGGCGACGAGAACCGCCTGTTCGAGGTGGATGCCGTGCGCATCCCGATGGGCGAGGACAACCCCTTCGGCAACGCCTTCACGTGGTCGCACACGCTGCTGCGCACCGAGCAGGAGGCGCAGCGCGAGGCCGACACCTCCGTCGCGCGCGTGTGGGAGGTGCAGTCCACTTCTCGGACCAACTACGTGGGCAAGCCCACGGCGTACCACCTCATCCCGGAACCGACCGCGCTGCTGATGGCCGACCCGGCCTCGACCGTCGCCGCCCGGGCCGCCTTCGCGACGAAGCACCTGTGGGGCACCGCCTACGACCCCGAGGAGCGCTGGCCCGCCGGCCGCTACCCGAACGCGCACGCCGGAGGAGCGGGCCTTCCCGCCTACACGGCTGACGACCGTTCGATCGACGGCGCCGACCTCGTGCTCTGGCACACGTTCGGCCTCACGCACGTCCCGCGCCCCGAGGACTGGCCGATCATGCCGGTCGACTACGCCGGGTTCTGGCTCAAGCCCTACGGCTTCCTCGACCGCAACCCCGCGCTGGATCTGCCGGAGTCGTCGCAAGCACACGCGCGGGGCGGCGACGGCTGCTGCGGCGGCGGTGACGCCTGCCACTGCGGGCACTGA
- a CDS encoding TetR/AcrR family transcriptional regulator: protein MPRRVDHDARRHEIVLATWRLIAERGIEATTMRELARELGLANGSVTHYFPDKSAILTAAFAHVFDATTARFERGRARTGDTGLAALRAFLLEAAPIDEERSLEARIVIAFLEYAAADPALAEMFRGLMRQWQEAFAEMVAEAQERGEVRDGLDVQAVSDAILHAVNGMQANGVLLPETAREERMLATVDALVEMLR, encoded by the coding sequence GTGCCCCGACGCGTGGACCACGATGCGCGACGCCACGAGATCGTGCTGGCCACGTGGCGTCTCATCGCTGAGCGCGGCATCGAAGCCACGACCATGCGCGAGCTCGCTCGCGAGCTGGGGCTCGCCAACGGCAGCGTCACGCACTACTTCCCCGACAAGAGCGCGATCCTCACCGCCGCGTTCGCGCACGTGTTCGACGCCACGACCGCGCGCTTCGAGCGGGGTCGCGCCCGGACGGGTGACACCGGGCTCGCGGCGTTGCGGGCGTTTCTCCTCGAAGCGGCCCCGATCGACGAGGAGCGCTCCCTCGAGGCACGGATCGTCATCGCCTTCCTCGAGTACGCCGCTGCCGACCCGGCCCTGGCCGAGATGTTCCGCGGGCTGATGCGTCAGTGGCAGGAGGCGTTCGCCGAGATGGTGGCCGAGGCCCAGGAGCGCGGCGAGGTGCGCGACGGCCTCGACGTGCAGGCCGTGAGCGACGCGATCCTGCACGCGGTGAACGGCATGCAGGCCAACGGCGTGCTCCTGCCCGAGACGGCGCGAGAGGAGCGCATGCTCGCGACCGTCGACGCGCTCGTCGAGATGCTCCGCTGA